One part of the Bacteroidales bacterium genome encodes these proteins:
- the cas5b gene encoding type I-B CRISPR-associated protein Cas5, giving the protein MKIYRIKISSWTASFRYPNLISGYQPTLDVPPISTVLGLLNAAAGKYLDHSQLKIGYYFEYEAKATDLETIYQIQLTTTKTGSFPSNSVKSNVIKREFLYNCQLYIYLQDEELVKYLRKPYFSLVIGRSGDLATVETIDEIELTKNSSPENLKGQIIPFTGNYLPGEIQALPKYFTNSIPRNNIGTEPYSVISSYAGNIENENTNIEAYTDIIDEKEVDIYFHDLNFVE; this is encoded by the coding sequence ATGAAAATATACCGTATTAAAATATCATCATGGACGGCAAGTTTTCGATATCCTAATTTGATTTCGGGATATCAACCAACACTTGATGTGCCACCTATTAGTACGGTATTAGGTTTACTAAATGCTGCGGCAGGTAAATATTTAGATCATTCCCAACTTAAAATTGGATATTATTTTGAATATGAGGCAAAAGCAACTGATTTGGAAACAATTTATCAAATACAATTGACAACCACAAAAACAGGTTCTTTCCCTTCTAATTCTGTAAAGTCCAATGTAATAAAGAGAGAATTTCTTTATAATTGTCAACTTTATATTTATTTGCAAGATGAAGAGTTAGTTAAATATTTACGAAAACCGTATTTCTCGCTTGTTATAGGTAGAAGTGGTGATTTGGCTACTGTTGAAACTATTGATGAAATAGAATTAACAAAAAATTCATCACCTGAGAATCTTAAAGGACAGATAATTCCGTTTACAGGGAATTATTTACCAGGTGAAATTCAGGCATTGCCAAAATATTTTACAAATTCAATTCCTCGTAACAATATTGGAACTGAACCATATTCTGTAATTTCGAGTTATGCAGGAAATATTGAAAATGAGAATACAAATATAGAAGCCTATACCGACATAATTGATGAAAAAGAAGTAGATATTTATTTTCACGATTTGAATTTTGTTGAATAA
- the cas7i gene encoding type I-B CRISPR-associated protein Cas7/Cst2/DevR — protein sequence MGNLKTQGFVLLDVDVVALNNAGKNTSSNFDNAVATKRIRKNGRSYVYVSGQAWRYWWREALLKNMNWDLSPITREAKIAFTSANPIKYADDDVFGYMKAAKEVVLDKDGNPLKDKKGKDKTENVTVTRISPLKNTAIVSVASVTPEENWSSMARQEGDSVPYGKQEYSAVMKGMFSLDLAQVGTFSNYNKTGYVNLSEKLRSEALETGAIEVDDNFVKNAKGEAHKLIRLNRDTRVKRAVDTIKALKNISGGAMQTSNMGDVTPKFIVLATTKTGNHPFSHIATNYGNRDEYAELNIEAFKEVINDYKSDFEGKIFIGKRAGFMDEKNDELTALATEFKDLVVIKTVNETIENYCEQLKIQID from the coding sequence ATGGGAAATTTAAAAACACAAGGATTTGTTTTATTAGATGTAGATGTTGTTGCATTAAATAATGCAGGAAAAAACACTTCTAGTAATTTTGATAATGCAGTTGCAACAAAACGCATTCGTAAAAATGGACGTTCTTACGTTTATGTTTCTGGGCAAGCATGGCGCTATTGGTGGCGCGAAGCGTTACTAAAAAACATGAATTGGGATTTGTCACCTATAACCAGAGAAGCCAAAATTGCTTTTACTAGTGCTAATCCAATTAAATATGCTGATGATGATGTCTTTGGCTATATGAAAGCGGCTAAAGAAGTTGTTCTTGATAAAGATGGAAATCCACTAAAAGACAAAAAAGGTAAAGACAAAACCGAGAATGTTACTGTAACTCGTATTTCACCACTTAAAAATACAGCAATTGTATCTGTCGCATCAGTTACACCAGAAGAAAATTGGTCGAGTATGGCACGTCAGGAAGGTGACTCGGTTCCTTATGGTAAGCAAGAATACAGTGCTGTAATGAAAGGTATGTTTAGTTTGGACTTGGCACAAGTAGGAACTTTTTCAAATTACAACAAAACAGGGTATGTAAATTTATCAGAAAAATTGAGAAGCGAAGCATTAGAAACCGGAGCTATCGAAGTTGATGATAATTTTGTTAAAAATGCAAAAGGAGAAGCACATAAATTAATTCGATTAAATAGAGATACACGAGTAAAAAGAGCAGTAGATACAATAAAAGCATTAAAAAACATTTCAGGTGGTGCTATGCAAACCAGTAATATGGGTGATGTAACACCAAAATTCATTGTTTTGGCGACCACAAAAACTGGAAATCATCCATTTTCACATATTGCAACTAATTATGGAAACCGTGACGAGTATGCGGAATTAAATATTGAAGCTTTTAAAGAAGTAATTAATGACTACAAATCAGATTTTGAAGGCAAAATCTTCATAGGAAAACGTGCTGGATTTATGGATGAGAAAAATGATGAATTGACAGCTTTAGCAACTGAATTTAAAGACTTAGTTGTCATAAAAACAGTTAACGAAACTATTGAAAATTATTGCGAACAATTAAAAATTCAAATAGATTAA
- the cas8a1 gene encoding type I-B CRISPR-associated protein Cas8b1/Cst1, giving the protein MKQNIKTIDYEWLTKPTGDPFADTGGSVIQYLWENVYPDKDIDELINFVTKIYVNDWEGKLNTFFLNSKITQPAFKGKEIAKTKEYFKNLFNENYSFEDGYCRISGRKTKLFSAGRDNSLMTGSGTFINFHHAFDAGIKLSKEILIRLHFVPLGSKSLTTIIDGKKDTRIELIKSNDETLSSFFIEEHVKENLKNISIGFKEGVAKSEFKNAANAIFDFVSKVLQEKKAYQKLDGKASLTLYHFTNFGNKVNIDIHKLPATVFLFYAQCHKINYKIDWMNFIRSHYYNSKNKGAIYNSTSENYELEKKGEVEIISLDDYKIWTNWVYNKLLTGQSIVPEFLRWSKNGNKLNFDIIRIYQQNIRNMKKETINKIMELADFIINDRSEDEIKKFITKLNKAERANDLRRFLLSLISENYNKDNEKPIITVKDYSDYLFADGGNTREIRDILLIAIYQKMHELNLKVEVELEEQIEV; this is encoded by the coding sequence ATGAAGCAAAATATAAAAACGATTGATTACGAATGGCTAACAAAACCAACTGGCGATCCTTTTGCTGATACAGGTGGTTCTGTAATTCAATATTTGTGGGAAAATGTTTACCCTGATAAAGATATTGATGAACTAATTAATTTTGTAACTAAAATTTATGTTAATGATTGGGAAGGAAAATTAAATACTTTTTTCCTCAATTCTAAAATCACTCAACCTGCATTTAAAGGAAAAGAAATCGCAAAAACTAAAGAATATTTCAAAAATTTATTTAATGAAAATTACAGTTTTGAGGATGGTTATTGTAGAATTTCAGGAAGAAAAACTAAACTGTTCTCAGCAGGGAGAGACAATTCGTTAATGACTGGTTCTGGAACATTTATTAATTTTCATCATGCTTTTGATGCGGGAATAAAGTTATCAAAGGAAATTTTAATTCGCTTACATTTTGTGCCACTTGGTTCAAAATCTTTAACTACAATAATTGATGGGAAAAAGGATACTAGGATTGAGTTGATAAAAAGTAACGATGAAACTCTTTCAAGTTTTTTTATAGAAGAACATGTAAAGGAAAACCTAAAGAACATATCTATCGGTTTTAAAGAAGGTGTTGCAAAATCTGAGTTTAAAAATGCGGCAAATGCAATATTTGATTTTGTGTCTAAAGTTTTGCAGGAAAAAAAAGCGTACCAAAAATTAGATGGAAAAGCATCTCTAACGCTGTATCATTTTACAAATTTTGGTAATAAAGTAAATATTGATATACATAAACTACCAGCAACTGTTTTTTTATTTTATGCTCAATGCCATAAAATAAATTATAAAATTGACTGGATGAATTTTATCCGTTCACATTATTACAATTCTAAAAACAAGGGAGCGATTTATAATTCAACAAGTGAAAATTATGAACTTGAAAAAAAAGGTGAGGTTGAGATTATTTCATTAGATGATTATAAAATATGGACAAATTGGGTTTATAATAAACTTTTAACGGGGCAAAGCATTGTACCCGAATTTCTACGATGGTCTAAAAACGGGAATAAATTAAATTTTGATATAATTAGAATTTATCAACAAAATATAAGAAATATGAAAAAAGAAACAATTAATAAAATTATGGAATTAGCCGATTTCATAATAAATGATAGAAGCGAAGATGAAATTAAAAAATTTATAACAAAATTGAATAAAGCAGAAAGAGCAAATGATTTAAGGCGTTTTTTATTAAGTCTTATTTCTGAAAATTATAACAAAGATAATGAAAAACCAATAATTACGGTTAAAGATTATTCAGATTATTTATTTGCAGATGGAGGAAATACCAGAGAAATTAGGGACATCTTACTTATCGCAATTTATCAGAAAATGCATGAACTTAACTTAAAAGTTGAAGTAGAACTTGAAGAACAAATTGAAGTTTAA
- the cas6 gene encoding CRISPR-associated endoribonuclease Cas6 — MRFRLTLTINKGSRNSNLLPLNYQYEFSSWIYHTIHYGNKEFADWLHEQGYTKNGKKFKLFTFSNVDVPEYKIVGDRLNILCNEVCLYVSFYPIEALEHFISGLFRNQEFTIGDKKSRVAFYVKTVEKIVEPEFYDEMTFKSLSPILVSYKKNSEKKYAEYLLPEGEKYKELFLNNLLVKYNSYNTDLDMINMIYNMDILSKPKSRLITIKANTPHESKLRGYLFDFKINAPAEIVKLGYYAGFGEKNSLGFGCCEVNERMKHF, encoded by the coding sequence ATGCGTTTTCGACTTACATTAACAATTAACAAGGGTTCCCGAAATTCGAATCTGCTACCTTTAAATTATCAATACGAATTTTCATCATGGATATATCATACTATTCATTACGGAAACAAGGAATTTGCAGACTGGCTTCATGAACAGGGATATACAAAAAATGGAAAAAAATTCAAGCTATTTACATTTTCAAATGTTGATGTGCCTGAATATAAAATAGTTGGCGACAGGTTGAACATTTTGTGCAATGAGGTTTGTTTATATGTTTCGTTTTATCCGATTGAAGCATTAGAACATTTCATATCAGGACTTTTCAGAAATCAGGAATTTACAATTGGTGATAAAAAAAGCAGAGTGGCTTTTTATGTAAAAACTGTAGAAAAAATCGTGGAACCTGAATTTTATGATGAGATGACATTTAAAAGTTTGTCTCCAATCCTTGTTTCTTATAAAAAAAACAGTGAGAAAAAATATGCTGAATATTTACTACCCGAAGGAGAAAAATATAAAGAACTTTTTTTGAACAACTTACTTGTAAAATATAATTCTTATAATACAGATTTAGACATGATTAACATGATTTATAACATGGATATTTTAAGTAAGCCTAAATCCCGCCTGATAACTATTAAAGCAAATACACCGCATGAATCAAAATTGCGGGGATATTTATTTGATTTTAAAATAAACGCTCCTGCCGAAATTGTTAAACTTGGATACTATGCTGGTTTTGGTGAGAAAAACTCGCTTGGATTTGGGTGCTGTGAGGTGAATGAAAGGATGAAACATTTTTGA
- the amrA gene encoding AmmeMemoRadiSam system protein A: MYKPKTIHAKTALKAIQLSVEQGDTTEMENDIIPDELQKINACFVSIHKKDGSLRGCIGTLEPRCDNLYLEIIKNAFSAAIRDSRFNPLTSDEIEDIVVSVDVLSEPVKIKNISELDPKIYGVIVSSEGFSRAVLLPAIEGIDTVKEQLRIVKRKARLHDIDNEFLKILRFTATRYH, translated from the coding sequence ATGTATAAGCCGAAAACAATACATGCTAAAACAGCTCTCAAGGCTATTCAGCTATCTGTTGAACAGGGAGACACAACAGAAATGGAAAATGATATTATACCCGATGAGTTACAAAAAATAAATGCCTGTTTTGTTTCTATTCATAAAAAAGACGGAAGTTTGCGGGGATGTATAGGCACTCTTGAACCAAGATGTGATAATTTGTATCTTGAAATTATTAAAAATGCTTTTTCTGCTGCCATTAGGGATTCGAGATTTAATCCATTAACTTCGGATGAAATTGAAGACATCGTTGTTTCTGTTGATGTACTTTCTGAACCCGTAAAAATAAAAAACATATCCGAACTCGACCCTAAAATATACGGTGTAATTGTTTCATCAGAAGGATTTAGCAGGGCTGTTCTTTTGCCGGCAATTGAAGGCATTGATACTGTTAAAGAACAATTAAGAATAGTAAAACGAAAAGCAAGACTTCATGATATCGACAATGAATTTCTTAAAATTTTGCGTTTCACAGCAACAAGATATCATTAA
- the amrS gene encoding AmmeMemoRadiSam system radical SAM enzyme — protein MKEAQFYINLDNNKIKCTLCPHNCIVDLNKRGVCGVRKNIKGKLVSEIYGKLCSLNFDPIEKKPLYHFFPGKIILSLGSIGCNFKCKFCQNNDISQSTIDDFPYLKEYSSDNIINIAVNQPNNTGIAFTYNEPTVWYEFMLEIAIKAKKNNLNTSMVTNGHINNKPLEELIDYMDAFNVDLKAFTNDFYKKQTSGNLEPVKETLKFIVSKNKHLEITNLIIPTLNDDPKIFEQMIKWISKELGENIVLHLSKYFPRYKMNIPETSISKLIEFYEIAKKELNYVYLGNVAYHEGNNTICNKCRETVILRKGYYTQLTGIDINGNCNNCGNKIAVT, from the coding sequence ATGAAAGAAGCACAATTTTATATTAATTTAGATAATAACAAGATAAAGTGTACTTTATGCCCTCATAATTGTATTGTTGATTTAAACAAAAGGGGAGTATGTGGTGTAAGAAAAAACATTAAAGGCAAACTTGTTTCTGAAATCTATGGCAAATTGTGTTCTTTAAATTTTGACCCGATTGAGAAAAAACCTTTGTACCATTTCTTTCCCGGAAAAATTATCTTATCATTAGGAAGTATAGGATGTAATTTTAAATGTAAATTCTGTCAAAACAACGACATTTCACAATCTACTATAGACGATTTTCCGTATCTTAAAGAATATTCTTCAGATAATATTATTAATATTGCTGTTAATCAACCTAATAACACAGGAATAGCATTTACTTATAACGAGCCAACAGTTTGGTATGAATTTATGCTTGAAATTGCAATTAAAGCAAAAAAAAACAATCTTAATACATCAATGGTTACTAATGGACATATAAATAATAAACCTTTAGAGGAATTAATTGATTATATGGATGCTTTTAATGTTGATTTAAAAGCATTTACCAATGATTTTTATAAAAAACAAACTTCCGGTAATTTGGAGCCGGTCAAAGAAACTTTAAAGTTTATTGTTTCAAAAAACAAACATCTTGAAATAACCAACTTAATAATTCCAACATTAAATGATGACCCGAAAATTTTCGAGCAAATGATAAAATGGATAAGCAAGGAATTAGGAGAAAACATTGTACTTCATTTATCAAAATATTTTCCACGCTATAAAATGAATATTCCTGAAACATCTATTTCTAAGCTTATTGAATTTTATGAGATAGCAAAAAAGGAACTTAATTATGTTTATTTGGGTAATGTTGCTTATCATGAAGGAAATAATACAATCTGTAATAAATGCAGGGAAACTGTAATTTTACGCAAAGGATATTATACCCAACTCACAGGAATAGATATTAATGGAAATTGTAATAATTGCGGAAATAAAATTGCAGTAACTTAA